The following proteins come from a genomic window of Nostoc sp. KVJ3:
- a CDS encoding FAD-dependent oxidoreductase, giving the protein MTKFSQDARICIVGAGAAGLSTAYFLKKQGYRNVVVLEKLDG; this is encoded by the coding sequence ATGACTAAATTCTCTCAAGATGCACGAATTTGTATTGTCGGGGCGGGAGCAGCCGGTTTATCTACAGCTTATTTTTTAAAAAAGCAAGGCTACCGCAACGTAGTTGTGCTAGAAAAGCTGGACGGGTAG